Genomic segment of Candidatus Protochlamydia amoebophila UWE25:
ATATCTTGGTTATTAGGCAGAGTAAATTTTCGGGTGGTCGTATCGAGCGTTGCAAAAAGCTTATCTTCCACAAATACGCCTGCATCAGTCAAAGCATTGAGAAGAGTAGACTTTCCTGCATTCGTATAACCAATAATAGCAAAAACAGGAATTGCAGAGCGGACTCTTGATAAACGTTGCGTCTCACGAACAGCTTTAACATCGTCTATCTCTTTTTGTAAAACGTCCATTTTACGTTTGAGAATTCGTTTATCAATTTCAATTTGTTTTTCCCCTTCTCCTTTTAAATAAGCCCCTCCCCCGCCAGAACCTGAAGTTCCCTGCTGACGAGAAAGGTGAGTCCACAATCTTTTTAGGCGAGGAGCTTCATATTTAATTTTTGCTAATTCAATTTGTAAACGCGCTTCTTTAGTGTGAGCTCTCTGCGCGAAAACACCCAAAATCAATTCTGTTCGATCAATAACCGGCTTATTGAAAGCTGCTTGTAAATTTCTCTGCTGAGCAGGCGTGATTTCATCATCAAAAATAATAAGATCTACAGCTAATTCATTAGCGATTTGAATTAATTCCTCTAGCTTACCCTTACTAACATAGGTAGAAGCATCGAATTTTCGTAGTGAGCAAGGCTCTTTTTTTGCAACTTCAATCCCAAATGTATAAGCTAATAAAGCCAACTCTTCTAAGTGTTCTTCACAAAGCCTTAGTTGCTTATTCCCTTGATAAACCGAAATCAATAAAGCTTTCTGGTTTTTTTCTTCTTCATGTAAAATAAAATCTGATTCATCTTTGACAGTTTTATCATTTTTCATTTCTTATTCCTTATAATCATTAAATTCTATCTCTAAGCCATCATAAGCCAGTCTCACATGTTTGGGGAGATAAGCATTTACTTTATCATGATCTAATTCATGTGAAAGATGCGTCAACCAAACAGACTCAGCACCAATTTTATTAGCAAAGTCTAATGCCTCATCAATTGAAAAATGAAGCTGAGAAGCTGTATACTTTAATGCACTAATAACAAGGATTTTTAAATCTTGTAACTGAGTAAAAATCGTTTGTGGAAACGTTCGAATGTCTGATAAATAAGCGAGATCACCAAAACGAAATCCATTAACAGCCATTCCTCCCTGTTCATAGGTCATATAATTAATAGAAGTTCCTTCAAATGTCACGCTTCCTTCAATTAAAGAAGGAAGCGTTTGCAAATGCAAACGTTGAATAAAATCTTTTTTTTCTGTAGCAAATAAATAATGGTAACGTTGTTGGATATCTATTCTAGTGATTTCCGAAAGCAAAATAGGAAGAGGAGTTATTCGTTTATAATAAATGGGACGCAAATCATCAATACCGGCTGTATGATCTTGATGAGCATGAGTTAATATGACTCCATCTAAGGCATGAATGCGATGACGTAAAGCTTGTAAACGGAAATCAGGTCCTACATCAATCAAAAACTGTTTGAAATGAGTTTTAACTAATGCTGAAGGACGTAAGCGTTGGTTAAAAGAAGAAGAAGAATGACACACTTCGCAGCCACAACCTAAAACAGGTATTCCCATCGAAGCTCCAGTCCCAAGAAATAATAATTTTCCCATAATCTAAAAGTTTTGGTTAATCGTAAGTAATGAAAAAAGTTTTTTGTAAAGTTCAGACCGGGAAAAATAAACCCACCCTCCTCTCTTGTCATCTCCAATCAACTGAATGCGGAAATAATGATCAGGTAGGAATAGGAATTGAGCGATTTGAAAAACCAATTGACTTTGTGGATCCGATCTCAATTTCATTGTTAATACCGTCGAATGATGATGAAAAATAAGATCCAATTTCTCATCCACTGACTGCAAAATGTTTTCGGAAGCAATGAATCGATAAAACTCTTGATATTTTTTAAATGTCACAGGACGCATCACAAATTGAGTCAGTTTTGGAACAAAATAAGAAAACTCTAATCTATTAACTACTTGTTGTTCCCTTTTTTCCAATTGAGAATTTTTAAAAACAGTTGAATCAATCAGCATTTTATTTACATCGCTCTGCCCTATAAGATTATAAAGATAAAGAAAAAAAGCAGATAAAAAAACAGCAGACAAAACAACCATTATTAAAAGAAGAACAATTTGCTTCACCTGTTTATGGATGCTTGTGTTTTCCAAAATAGCTGCCTTTTTTACACTTTTTATTCGATTTATACTAACCTCGCTAGATTTAAATGACAATTTTGAAAAACAATCATGTATACAACTCTTTTAACAAAGAAGACGCTTTGTTATTTTTTTCGGAAGAATTGGAAAATTTTAAACAATTTTTACTCCGAATTTGAGACATTAAAGTAATTTAAAACGATTTCTAACATTTTTTTACTATTATGAAAATTACCATTGTAGGAGCTGGGTTTTGCGGCTTAGCCACAGCTTGGCATTTGCTGAATCATCCTCAATTTCAATTCGCGTCTATCCAAATCGTTGATGCCAAAGGCATCGGTGGAGCAGCTTCAGGGATTGCAACGGGACTTTTACATCCCTATGTAGGAGGTCAAGCAAAATTAAATTTATCGGGATGGGAGGGTTTCCAAGCAACGTATGAATTACTTCAAATTGCTTCTCGTGAACTAAAACAATCCGTTTTTAGTGATGGTGCAGGAATTTTACGAATTGCTTTAAGTGCGAAACAACTTATAGACTTTCAAAATTGTGCTTTAAACCATCCAATGGATGTCGAGTGGTTAACTCAAGAAAAAATTCTATCTTGGATACCGGGAATCGCACCAGCTCCTGCCTTATGGATAAAAAAAGGATTAATTGTTTATTCTTCCCTTTATCTTCGAGGATTGTGGAATGCCTGCCAAAAAAGAGGGGCTCAATTCCAAAAACAACATATACACTCCTTACAAGAAATCGAAAATAACGATTATATTATTTTGACAATGGGAGCACAAACTTCGTTTTTACCTGAATTTTCCACTCTACCACTGCGGGTGGTGAAAGGACAAATTTTAGAGCTAGCCTGGCCAGACACTATTCCCCCTTTACCAGTTGCTGTAAATTCTCAAGCATACATTGTGATGTCTAAATCTAAACGCACCTGTTTAGTTGGAGCTACGTATGAAAAAAAATTTTCAAGTGCCGAACCCGAAAAAGAAATTGCAATTACAGAAATTATGCCCAAAGCGCAGGCAATCTTACCCTTCTTAGAAAAGCTTCCTGTCGTCAACAGCTATGCAGGGTTAAGAGGGGTTGGTCCCAAGCATCTACCTTTTATCCATCGCTTTTCTTCCCGTCATTGGATTTTGACCGGCATGGGATCAAAAGGGCTGTTATACCACGCCCTCATGTCCAAGCAACTTGTTAAAGCCATTGCAAAATCAATTTAATTGTATAAAGTCTACTACAAAATAGCCTTCAACAACATATAAAGAATTAAGATGGTTATGAAAGATCTTTTTGTTTCTGCATCAATACATGTGCTTCTGCAGCAAAATTAAAAAAGAAAATTACAGCAGGTGTCAGGAAAGCAACAAAGGGAAGCATAATAAAAAACCATTTTAGGATAGTATAAATAGGCTTTTGACATTCTACAAAGATTGTTCCAGTCATCCATGTAGAAAGTAGTAATAAACCTAAAATAAAAATCAGAGGTAATAAAGACATCATTATTAAAAAAATATTGTTGAAGGGATTTTGCTCTAATCTTTTGACTGTTAAATGAAAAACAGCTCCTTTTTCGATTCCCCTTAAGGCAATGACAGGAGCCACAAAAAATAAAACTAGAAGGCTAAGTACGCATAATATTAACGTACCCAAATTAATGAGAAAAGGAGCAAAAGAAAGAATTAAACCAAAGACTTCCCCAATAACTGGAATTTCTTGTAATAAAACAAAAACCCCTAATAAAATCCAAAGAAGCAAATAACTCAGAATAATCGGAATAGCAAAATACGATGCGCCTATCATGACTTCCCATGATTTGGATAAAATGTTCCAATAATTTACTTCATAATTTTTTACTTCATCATGATAAATGCGGATTAATAAAATTCCTGCAGATAATAAAATTCCCGTACAAATGAAAATAGGTAAAAAAGTGAGGCTGAGTTGTACCCACCGTCCCGCATGAAGAGAAACTCCTCGAAAAAAGACGATTAAAACACCGCTCATGGCAAGAATACAAAAAACCAATAAAAGTTTTTTCTTTGTAAATGTTAAAGCTAGAGCCCGATTAAAAATATGAGAAATTGCATTAAAATCCATTAAATCTTCTATTGTTTATTTTCCTTAAAAAAGTATTTAGGTCTCACAATTGGCGTGCCTTTTCCTTCTCGCGCTTCTTTTCTTTCATAGACGATTTGTCTTCCAATTCCCACTACACGTGCAAGTCCAAACAAAACAGTGTAATATTCAGAACAAGGAAAGCCAGCGGCTGTCAATAAAATTCCTGAAATAGCATCAACGTTGGGATAAGGATCTGAAATTTTAGGATTATTTTGCAACACTTTACTACCCACTTTTCTTAAAAGCTGTGCCATTTTTACAAGAGCATGGGAAGCATAATACTGATTAGTTACTTCGTAAAGAAGAGTAGCTCGTGGATCCTCAACACGTAAAACGGCGTGTCCAAAGCCAAATATCAACTCTCCTTTATCTAAATGAGCCCGAATAAGCCTTTCTAATTCTTCTTCTGTGCTATGTTCGCCTAACTCTTCAACGAGTTGATGAACAAAAGTCAAACAATCTTGATTAGCCTTTCCATGACGTGGCCCTGCTAATGCACACATAGCTGCTGACATAGATCCATATAAATCTTCTAAGCCTGAAGCAACAGCTTTACCAACAAAAGCTGAAAGATTCCCTCCTCCATGATCATAGTGCAAAACGTTAAAAAATTTAAAGGCTCTTGCTAACTCTTGCTGATTAGCATCTGGCACATTAAGCATTTGCGTAAAATTTTCCATATAGCCGAGTTGAGGCTGTGATTGTTTGGTCTTCCCCCATCCTGCATGATGGTTAATAACAGTCGCTGCAATTTCAGGAACTTTCGCGATTAAATTTAAATAATCTTCATGATAATCATTTTTTCCTTCAAATCCACTTGCTAAAAGTAAAGCAATAGAAAAAAGTTTCATAGGATGAATATTTCTAGGCAATTTTTCAATCGATTCAATCAACGCTGTTGAGCAATTGGCTCTTATTAATAAATCTTGACTAAATCTAGAAACCTCTTCAGGTTTACCAACATATCCATGATAAAGCAAATAAATTACTTGCTCGGGTTCCCATTGATCAATTTCTGATACTGGATGCCCTGCATAAAAAAGACCTTTGACAGGATCAACACTTGAAGTTGTGCAGTACCCGACTGGATAACCCCTTAAACCAGTTTCTAAGCTTTCTTTTGTTATTTCGAACAGGACTTCAGACATAACGATTCCTTGGGTTTAATCCATCTTTATATCAAATAAAAAAATAAAATATTTCAAATTTTTAATATTGAACTAACCATCTCTCTTTCTTCTTTTAATTCTTGCTCTGTTAATTTAATTTTTTCCTCCAAAAATGCATCCCATTTAAGCCCTGAAACAATAGAAAGCTCTCCATTTTTTTTGACGCGACAAGGGAAAGAGAAAATTAATCCTTCTTCAATTCCATAAGGATTCCCATCTGACAACAGAGCAGTAGAAAACCATTGTCCGGTGGGGGTTGGTAAAATCCGGTCTCGCATGGCGTCTAATAAAGCACTGGCCGCAGAAGCTGCAGATGATTTTCCTCTAGCTTGAATGATCGCTGCTCCTCGTTTTTGAACAGACTCTATAAAATCTTTTTCTAACCATTGACGGTCGGGAATTATAGTTTCAACCGGTTTCTGACTAATTTTTGCATTCACAAAATCAGGAACCTGCGTCGCAGAGTGGTTTCCCCAAATCGTTACACAAGAGACATCCTTTGTTGAAACTTGACTTTTTTGGGAAAGAAAAAACGTAGCTCGATTTTGATCTAAACGAGTCATAGCATAAAAATTTTCTCTTTTTAAGCTGGGGGCGTTGTTTAATGCAATTAAACAATTCGTATTACAAGGATTCCCGACAACAAATATCTTAGCTGAAGACTTTGCCACAGCATTTAAAGCCTGTCCCTGATTAACAAAAATTTTACTATTTTCCTGTAATAAATCTCTTCGCTCCATTCCAGGACCGCGTGACTTTGCACCAATTAAAAGAGCGTAATCAATGTCCTCAAATGCTTGATACGGATCGCTGCAAATCTTAATGGAAGATAGAAGCGGAAATGCACAATCTTCTATCTCCATTTTTACGCCTTCTAAAGCTGACAAAGCATTTGGAACTTCTAAAACCTGTAATTCAATCAATTGATTAGGCCCAAACAATTCTCCGCTCGCTAAGCGAAATAATAAGCTATAAGCAATTTGCCCCGCTCCTCCCGAAATTGCAATTTTGATTGGTTGAGACATATTCCCTCCGTGAACGTAGTTATCCTCACTATAGTTTTCCCCTTTATATTTCGCAAAAAAATTTATTCAATTTTGATCCAGTTAAACAATTAACAAATAATTAATAAATGCTTAATAAATAAAACTATTTTTAGTAGTAAAATAAAGTTAACAAGATGCGATAAAAAAAGATAATTTAACCTTCATTTTAATAAATAATAAAAAATAAAGGATAATTAAAATGGATTATTCTAATCACCATATCGGTCCAGTTAATGATGGAATCCCTATCATTGGAACTTATCCCTATGAAGGAGAATTAACGATGGGGGAACCACAACAACCTCCAGAACAACAAATTAACGGCCATGCTTATAAACAATGGGTAGAAAGTTACGAAGCTAAATATCAACCAGCATTAAACAACTTACAAAGTAAAATTACGTATGTTTCATTTCAAACTTTTCATGATGAGCTTACCCGAGCTTACCAACAATTTCATGGTAAAGTTAACGATTACATTGCTTTAGTCGAACCCGGAAAAAGCCAAAAATGGGTAACAGAATTAGTGATGCAACAAGGGTTAAACGCAAAAGCCTATCTTTGTGTAGGGGAAGAAGGAGCTGCTAGGTTAGACTATTCTTTAAAGCAAATGGAAGAAAATAGAGACATACCAAACTACGTCATTGTCGATGATGGATCTTACTCTGGCAATCAAATGGCAAATAATATTACTCGTGCTAATGAGATTATTTTTAATAATACGGGCGTAAAGCCTACCTTTCATGTTATTATTCCTTATATTACCAAAACTGCGCTCGATAAATTAGAAGAATTAAGAAAAAGTAATGTAAAAATTCAGATCTATCATGCTGTAATCATGAAAACAATTTCAGAAGAAATTAAATCAAATGATCTAAACAAAATCAAAGATGTCTTTTGGAAAGGCATGAATCAAAATGCGCAGGCACAACGGCCTACCACAGCGGCTCTTCATTGGTTTGCTCATAAAGTTCCCAATCAAATGTCATTCCCAGATGTTTTAGCAAAAGGAACTGTTACTCATCCTAAATCAAAAACAACAAGTGATCCTGTTCCTTTTATTCCTGAATTTACACCCCCTTATAAATCGTAAGAAAAAATATGTAAAAACCAACTTGACTTTGAAATTCGCCAAGTAGAATTTCAAAGTCAACTTGTCTAGTCTCAAGCTCAAGAAGTTAATTTTTTATTCGGAAAAATAAAAATTGGCCCGCTCACTAATAATTTCTAGATTTTTTTGATTTTGCTTTCAGTGCTGAATTGGTGAAATTTTGGACATTACTATTGCTTTTGAGCTCGTTGCTGATTTCATTAAAAATTCTTCCTAAATGATTAGATTGCATATCATCGATCTTTGTTCCATAACCGCTTCCCCAAAATGTATCTGATGTAAATTCTTCGAAAGTCAACGATCGATCCGCCGAAGGCGTTAGCCAAGTTTTAATTAGAGGATTTTGACTCACTTTTAATGCCACCAAACGCCTCATTTCTTGAATTACTTTTTTACCATCTTCAGGAGTTTCCCATCTCCACAAATGAGATCCAAGCTGTTTCACTAATTTGGGGTCTATTGTTATTGCAAATTCTCTGACTTCTTCTGGGCTTTTACCCGCCATTTTAGCTTTAAAGGCCACATAAGCGGCCTCTACGTGGGGATAAATAAATTGATTTTCAGCATCATATATAAGCGTGGGATAAAAATTGGACAACCATTCAAATCCTTTTACAGAACTAAATTGAATATGGGTATCAGAGGCTTTAATGGTTGTAATTTTTTTATTTTGCAAATCTTTTGTCGTTTTAGTCGCATTAAAATCTCGAATCCAAACAGCTAAAAAAGGAGTATTTATTTGACTCGAATCTAGCAAGACTATTTCTTGAATCGTTTGTTCAAATAGAGCTTGGATATACTTGTAGGATTGATCAACGCTCTGCCATTGGCCATTTTGAACCAATAAAATTTTTTCGTTACTGTTTATTTTTTCGTTTTGACCATAGCAAGCTTTCAATGCTGTTTCAAATCTTAATTCTGGATTCATATCATCTCTCTTTAAAATTTATATAAATTTAAAAACTTTTTAGTTTAGATAATAATATTTATCAAATTAAATTTGAATATTTAGAAAATGTTTTTCTTAAATACAAAACAAATTCATGAGTAGCTTTATTGGGAATGCCAGGCAAATCATGGACGGTTGGCAAGGAAGCCTCAAAGAAAAGGGAAGAAAGGGGGCAAAAAAAAGGGCCTTAAAACGGGGTGTTTTAAGGCCAAAAAGAAAAGTTTGGCGGCGACCTACTCTCCCACACTCTTGTGTGCAGTACCATCGGCGATGAAAGGCTTGACTTCTGAGTTCGGAATGGGTTCAGGTATTTCCCTTTCTCTAATGCCACCAAACGAAAATCATAAAAGGTTTAAGTTTCACTTATCAAAATCAGCTCTTGAAAACAATCTCACACGCTTGATTTTTTATTTCGCACCACACTGTTTGTGCTAAAGGGAATGGTTTTCATCCTTTAGAAAAAAAGGTGGTCAAGCCGATCGACCGATTAGTATTGGTAAGCTCAACGCATTACTGCGCTTACACACCCAACCTATTAACCACATGGTCTATATGGTGTCTGATAGGGATACCTTATCTTGAGGGAGGCTTGGCGTTTATATGCTTTCAACGCTTATCCGTTCCGAACATAGCTACCCGGCAATGCTCTTGGCAGAACAACCGGCTCACCATTGGTTCGTCCACTTCGGTCCTCTCGTACTAGAAGCAGCTCCTCTCAAGTATCCTACGCCCACAAAAGATAGGGACCAAACTGTCTCACGACGTTTTGAACCCAACTCGCGTACCGCTTTAATTGGCGAACAGCCAAACCCTTGGGACCTTCTTCAGCCCCAGGATGCGATGAGTCGACATCGAGGTGCCAAACCGCCACGTCGATATGAACTCTTGGTGGCGATAAGCCTGTTATCCCCGGAGTACCTTTTATCCGTTGAGCGACGGCGATTCCACATTCCACCGCCGGATCACTAAGCCCGACTTTCGTCTCTGTTCGACTTGCAGGTCTCACAGTTAACTTGCCTTATACCTTTACGCTCTACTCGTGATTGCCAACCACGATGAGGCAAGCTTTGGACTCCTCCGTTACTCTTTAGGAGGATACCGCCCCAGCAAAACTGCCCGTCTGACAATGTCCGAATCCCAGCTTCATGGGATTTCGTTAGATTCCCGACTTATCAAGACCAGTATTTCAACGACGACTCCAGCTCACCTGACGATGAGCTTTCTTAGTCTCCTGGTTATTCTACACATGACAAGTCAAGAGCCAATATCAGAGTACAGTAAAGGTTCACGGGGTCTTTCCGTCTTATTGCGGGTAAACAGCATCTTCACTGCTACTACAATTTCACCGAGTCTCTTGTTGAGACAGTGCCCAGATCGTTATACCATTCGTGCAGGTCGGAACTTACCCGACAAGGAATTTCGCTACCTTAGGACCGTTATAGTTACGGCCGCCATTCACCAGGGCTTAAATTCAATGCTTTGCACTTAACGTGCTAACATCTCCTTTTGACCTTTTGGCATTGGGCAGGCATCACACCATATACTTCGACTTAGACGTCTTTGCATAGTGCTGTGTTTTTGTTAAACAGTCGCCTGGGCCATTTCTCTGCGGCCACAGGATGCTCTAGCAGCTAGTGCTATCACAACTTGTGGCTCCTCTTCTCCCGAAGTTACGAGGATAATTTGCCGAGTTCCTTAACAAGAGTTCTCTCGCGCGCCTTAGAATATTCTTCCCACCCACCTGTGTCGGTTTTGGTACGGTCACCATCAACGATTAGAGTCTATTTCTTGGAAGCCTTGCGCTACGCTATCGGTTCCCCCGAAGGTTTCCCTTAGTGACAACCTGGTCTTCCGTTAGCGGATTTACCTACTAACCAACCTCATTGCCCCACGGACACATCCAATGGTCCGCGCGCTTAACGTACTCCGTCGACCCGTCACCATAGTTTTAGGTGGCGCAGGAATATTTAACCTGCTTTCCATCACCTACGCTTTTCAGCCTCGGCTTAGGGACCGGCTAACCCAGGGAAGACGAACTTTACCCTGGAAACCTTAGGTTTTCGGCGAGGAGGATTTTCACCTCCTTTATCGTTTACTCATGCCATGCATTATCACTAGTATGCGCTCCAACGCTCCTTACGGTACATCTTCGACGCTGCATACTACGCTCTCCTACCGCTTATTCTTTAACAGAATAAACCCGCGATTTCGGCTCTATGCTTTAGTCCCGGATATTATCGGCGCAGAGTTTCTC
This window contains:
- a CDS encoding malate dehydrogenase, with translation MSQPIKIAISGGAGQIAYSLLFRLASGELFGPNQLIELQVLEVPNALSALEGVKMEIEDCAFPLLSSIKICSDPYQAFEDIDYALLIGAKSRGPGMERRDLLQENSKIFVNQGQALNAVAKSSAKIFVVGNPCNTNCLIALNNAPSLKRENFYAMTRLDQNRATFFLSQKSQVSTKDVSCVTIWGNHSATQVPDFVNAKISQKPVETIIPDRQWLEKDFIESVQKRGAAIIQARGKSSAASAASALLDAMRDRILPTPTGQWFSTALLSDGNPYGIEEGLIFSFPCRVKKNGELSIVSGLKWDAFLEEKIKLTEQELKEEREMVSSILKI
- a CDS encoding MBL fold metallo-hydrolase; translated protein: MGIPVLGCGCEVCHSSSSFNQRLRPSALVKTHFKQFLIDVGPDFRLQALRHRIHALDGVILTHAHQDHTAGIDDLRPIYYKRITPLPILLSEITRIDIQQRYHYLFATEKKDFIQRLHLQTLPSLIEGSVTFEGTSINYMTYEQGGMAVNGFRFGDLAYLSDIRTFPQTIFTQLQDLKILVISALKYTASQLHFSIDEALDFANKIGAESVWLTHLSHELDHDKVNAYLPKHVRLAYDGLEIEFNDYKE
- a CDS encoding NAD(P)/FAD-dependent oxidoreductase, translated to MKITIVGAGFCGLATAWHLLNHPQFQFASIQIVDAKGIGGAASGIATGLLHPYVGGQAKLNLSGWEGFQATYELLQIASRELKQSVFSDGAGILRIALSAKQLIDFQNCALNHPMDVEWLTQEKILSWIPGIAPAPALWIKKGLIVYSSLYLRGLWNACQKRGAQFQKQHIHSLQEIENNDYIILTMGAQTSFLPEFSTLPLRVVKGQILELAWPDTIPPLPVAVNSQAYIVMSKSKRTCLVGATYEKKFSSAEPEKEIAITEIMPKAQAILPFLEKLPVVNSYAGLRGVGPKHLPFIHRFSSRHWILTGMGSKGLLYHALMSKQLVKAIAKSI
- a CDS encoding NADAR family protein; the encoded protein is MNPELRFETALKACYGQNEKINSNEKILLVQNGQWQSVDQSYKYIQALFEQTIQEIVLLDSSQINTPFLAVWIRDFNATKTTKDLQNKKITTIKASDTHIQFSSVKGFEWLSNFYPTLIYDAENQFIYPHVEAAYVAFKAKMAGKSPEEVREFAITIDPKLVKQLGSHLWRWETPEDGKKVIQEMRRLVALKVSQNPLIKTWLTPSADRSLTFEEFTSDTFWGSGYGTKIDDMQSNHLGRIFNEISNELKSNSNVQNFTNSALKAKSKKSRNY
- a CDS encoding phosphoribosyltransferase-like protein — protein: MDYSNHHIGPVNDGIPIIGTYPYEGELTMGEPQQPPEQQINGHAYKQWVESYEAKYQPALNNLQSKITYVSFQTFHDELTRAYQQFHGKVNDYIALVEPGKSQKWVTELVMQQGLNAKAYLCVGEEGAARLDYSLKQMEENRDIPNYVIVDDGSYSGNQMANNITRANEIIFNNTGVKPTFHVIIPYITKTALDKLEELRKSNVKIQIYHAVIMKTISEEIKSNDLNKIKDVFWKGMNQNAQAQRPTTAALHWFAHKVPNQMSFPDVLAKGTVTHPKSKTTSDPVPFIPEFTPPYKS
- the hflX gene encoding GTPase HflX; amino-acid sequence: MKNDKTVKDESDFILHEEEKNQKALLISVYQGNKQLRLCEEHLEELALLAYTFGIEVAKKEPCSLRKFDASTYVSKGKLEELIQIANELAVDLIIFDDEITPAQQRNLQAAFNKPVIDRTELILGVFAQRAHTKEARLQIELAKIKYEAPRLKRLWTHLSRQQGTSGSGGGGAYLKGEGEKQIEIDKRILKRKMDVLQKEIDDVKAVRETQRLSRVRSAIPVFAIIGYTNAGKSTLLNALTDAGVFVEDKLFATLDTTTRKFTLPNNQDILIVDTVGFIRKLPHLLVAAFKSTLEEAIEADILLHLIDVSHPMAEEQAATTYEVLQELGAGKKPIITVLNKIDQCEHPHMIHRIRMSYPKNVQISALKKIGFEELQEAMIQELSRQRQVAEFRIPQSDYGSVSEIIRLGHILSQDYEDNDVLLKVDLPALIVDKYAHYQILAER
- a CDS encoding citrate (Si)-synthase codes for the protein MSEVLFEITKESLETGLRGYPVGYCTTSSVDPVKGLFYAGHPVSEIDQWEPEQVIYLLYHGYVGKPEEVSRFSQDLLIRANCSTALIESIEKLPRNIHPMKLFSIALLLASGFEGKNDYHEDYLNLIAKVPEIAATVINHHAGWGKTKQSQPQLGYMENFTQMLNVPDANQQELARAFKFFNVLHYDHGGGNLSAFVGKAVASGLEDLYGSMSAAMCALAGPRHGKANQDCLTFVHQLVEELGEHSTEEELERLIRAHLDKGELIFGFGHAVLRVEDPRATLLYEVTNQYYASHALVKMAQLLRKVGSKVLQNNPKISDPYPNVDAISGILLTAAGFPCSEYYTVLFGLARVVGIGRQIVYERKEAREGKGTPIVRPKYFFKENKQ